A stretch of the Bartonella henselae str. Houston-1 genome encodes the following:
- the panB gene encoding 3-methyl-2-oxobutanoate hydroxymethyltransferase, with the protein MTIHKAVKRITASEIRSRKGQEPIVSLTAYQAYSARIADPYCDLLLVGDSVGMVVHGFETTLPVSLDMMILHGQAVMRGSKRALVVVDMPFGSYEESPEQAFSNASRILAETGCSAVKLEGGVYIAETIDFLCKRGIPVMSHVGLTPQAVNRFGGFKTQGRNESNWQQIEADAAAIEKAGAFAVVVEGVVEPLAVKLTQMLSIPTIGIGASSQCDGQILVMEDMLGYGTWVPKFVRRYGVLEQEMEKAIKSYADDVKSRTFPSDEEIYKLKQKSG; encoded by the coding sequence ATGACTATTCATAAGGCTGTAAAGCGTATTACTGCTTCTGAAATACGATCAAGAAAAGGACAAGAACCGATTGTTTCTCTAACTGCTTATCAGGCTTATAGTGCGCGGATTGCTGATCCTTACTGTGATTTGCTATTAGTTGGTGATAGCGTTGGTATGGTTGTGCATGGGTTTGAGACAACGTTGCCAGTGAGTTTGGATATGATGATTTTGCATGGGCAGGCTGTTATGCGTGGATCTAAGAGGGCTCTTGTGGTTGTAGATATGCCTTTTGGATCTTATGAAGAAAGCCCAGAACAAGCTTTTTCCAATGCATCGCGTATTCTTGCAGAAACAGGGTGTAGTGCAGTTAAGCTTGAAGGTGGTGTTTATATAGCGGAAACAATTGATTTTTTGTGTAAACGCGGTATCCCAGTTATGAGTCATGTTGGTCTGACACCACAGGCAGTGAATCGTTTTGGTGGTTTTAAGACGCAAGGACGCAATGAAAGTAATTGGCAACAGATTGAAGCTGATGCAGCAGCAATTGAAAAGGCAGGTGCCTTTGCTGTTGTTGTGGAAGGAGTTGTAGAACCATTAGCAGTAAAACTTACACAGATGCTTTCTATCCCTACCATTGGCATTGGTGCATCTAGTCAGTGTGATGGGCAGATATTGGTGATGGAAGATATGTTAGGTTACGGTACATGGGTCCCTAAATTTGTACGCCGTTATGGTGTTCTCGAACAGGAGATGGAGAAGGCGATTAAGAGTTATGCGGATGATGTTAAATCACGTACTTTTCCAAGTGATGAAGAAATTTATAAGCTCAAACAAAAGTCAGGTTAA
- a CDS encoding YfbR-like 5'-deoxynucleotidase, with the protein MAKAQLSQNGEARAWQRMLSGRRLDLLNPSPFDIEIEDIAHGLARVARWNGQTQGEYAYSVAQHSLLVEQIFQKLFPQSQNNECLCALLHDAPEYVIGDIISPFKAVIGKQYELIEKRIQDAIHMRFSLPVAPSQKLLKKIKQADRIAAFHESIILAGFNTEEALRYFGHPNNISPEGLNLQPCSTTKIENAFLKRFHDLDVERLH; encoded by the coding sequence ATGGCTAAAGCTCAATTATCACAAAATGGAGAAGCGCGCGCTTGGCAAAGAATGCTTTCTGGCCGGCGACTTGATCTTCTAAACCCCTCTCCTTTCGATATCGAAATCGAAGATATTGCTCATGGACTAGCTCGCGTCGCACGTTGGAACGGTCAAACACAAGGAGAATATGCCTATTCTGTTGCACAACATTCACTCTTGGTAGAACAAATATTTCAGAAACTTTTTCCACAATCGCAGAACAATGAATGCCTTTGTGCTCTTCTTCATGATGCACCAGAGTATGTCATCGGTGATATAATTTCACCCTTTAAAGCTGTTATAGGAAAACAATATGAACTCATTGAAAAACGTATACAAGATGCTATACATATGCGCTTTTCTCTCCCCGTTGCTCCCTCTCAAAAACTCTTAAAAAAAATCAAACAAGCTGATCGCATTGCTGCATTTCATGAATCTATTATTCTTGCCGGATTTAATACAGAAGAAGCCCTTCGCTATTTCGGTCACCCAAATAATATTTCACCCGAAGGACTCAATTTGCAACCATGCTCCACAACGAAAATTGAGAACGCTTTTTTAAAACGTTTTCATGATCTTGATGTTGAAAGATTACATTGA
- the ygfZ gene encoding CAF17-like 4Fe-4S cluster assembly/insertion protein YgfZ, which yields MIEKPNAICLKNRKIIKVTGEEATHFLQALITTDVKKIGLQEIFPGALLSPQGKVLADFLIGKREDGYFIDIFSSLSDLLYKRLLLYKMRTKVEIMQPLQEFVTVSWENETDSLNFYSSFIDKRFPAKEKIIRIYGETPFLASECHDNWNRLRIRYAIPESDKDYEIGKVFPHDINYDQINGLAFNKGCYIGQEVVSRMHHRRAARRRILLVKSQHELIPGANIVAGTKILGSLGTCAANEALALMRIDHIKDAMDHNTPFTVKDVPVTISIAENMNFTFPESTV from the coding sequence ATGATTGAGAAGCCAAATGCCATTTGCTTAAAAAACCGTAAGATTATTAAAGTTACGGGTGAAGAAGCAACACATTTTCTGCAAGCCCTTATCACAACAGATGTCAAAAAAATCGGTCTACAAGAAATTTTCCCTGGAGCCCTTTTATCTCCACAAGGAAAGGTTCTTGCTGATTTTCTCATCGGCAAAAGAGAGGATGGTTATTTTATTGATATTTTTTCATCTTTATCTGATCTCCTCTACAAGCGCCTACTCCTCTATAAAATGCGTACAAAAGTTGAAATTATGCAACCTTTACAAGAATTTGTTACAGTTTCTTGGGAAAATGAAACAGATAGTTTAAATTTTTATTCAAGTTTTATTGATAAACGGTTTCCAGCAAAAGAAAAAATAATACGAATCTATGGTGAAACACCCTTTTTGGCTTCAGAATGTCATGACAATTGGAATCGATTACGTATCCGTTATGCAATTCCAGAAAGCGATAAAGACTATGAAATCGGTAAAGTCTTTCCCCATGATATTAATTATGATCAAATCAATGGATTAGCATTCAACAAAGGGTGCTATATCGGACAAGAAGTTGTCTCACGAATGCATCACCGTCGTGCAGCACGACGCCGTATTTTACTTGTAAAAAGTCAACATGAATTAATCCCCGGTGCCAACATTGTAGCAGGAACAAAAATTCTTGGTTCTTTAGGAACATGTGCTGCAAATGAAGCCCTCGCTTTAATGCGTATTGACCACATCAAAGATGCAATGGATCATAATACTCCCTTTACAGTAAAAGATGTTCCTGTCACTATAAGTATTGCTGAAAATATGAATTTTACTTTCCCTGAAAGCACTGTGTAA
- a CDS encoding dihydroorotase, whose translation MFKTFDTIFKGATVVNHDGSGKRDIGITNGRIAEIGDLTRASAGEVVDCIGLHILPGIIDSQVHFREPGNEHKEDLESGSRSAVLGGVTAVFEMPNTDPLTISEETLIDKIKRGFHRMHCDFAFWVGGTRENAHELVELERLFGVAGIKVFMGSSTGDLLVDDDESVRLILKNIRRRAAFHSEDEARLRERKMLRIEEDASSHSVWRDEVAALKCTQRLVKIAHETKARIHILHLSTAEEIDFLKNHKDVATIEVTQHHLTLTADDYQRLGTLIQMNPPIRESRHREALWYGVQQGIIDILGSDHAPHTLEEKFQPYPASPSGMTGVQTTAAIMLTHVNAGKISLERFVDLTSHGPSRIFGISRKGRLAVGYDADLTIVDLKREEIITNVLIGSRAGWTPYDGKKVKGWPVGTIIRGMRVMWEGEIVTPSQGEPVKFTEVLV comes from the coding sequence ATGTTTAAAACATTTGATACAATTTTTAAAGGCGCAACAGTTGTAAATCATGACGGAAGTGGCAAACGTGATATTGGTATCACGAATGGCCGTATTGCTGAAATTGGTGATCTTACACGTGCGTCTGCTGGTGAGGTGGTTGACTGTATAGGGCTTCATATTTTGCCTGGTATCATTGATAGCCAAGTTCATTTTCGTGAGCCAGGCAATGAACATAAGGAGGATTTGGAAAGTGGCTCTCGTTCTGCGGTTTTAGGAGGAGTTACAGCAGTATTTGAAATGCCTAATACTGATCCATTGACGATATCGGAAGAAACATTGATTGATAAGATTAAACGTGGATTTCATCGAATGCATTGTGATTTTGCATTTTGGGTTGGAGGAACACGTGAAAACGCCCATGAATTGGTTGAGTTAGAAAGACTTTTTGGTGTTGCCGGAATTAAAGTTTTCATGGGGTCTTCTACGGGTGATCTTTTAGTGGATGATGATGAAAGTGTGCGTCTTATTTTGAAGAACATACGCCGTCGTGCGGCTTTTCATTCTGAAGATGAGGCAAGGCTCAGAGAGCGTAAAATGTTGCGTATTGAGGAAGATGCGTCATCGCATTCAGTTTGGCGTGATGAGGTTGCAGCGTTAAAATGCACACAACGCTTGGTGAAAATTGCGCATGAAACGAAGGCGCGTATCCATATTTTACATCTTTCTACTGCGGAAGAAATTGATTTTTTGAAAAATCATAAGGATGTCGCAACAATTGAAGTTACACAACATCATTTGACTTTAACGGCTGATGATTATCAGCGATTGGGCACGTTGATTCAGATGAATCCACCTATCCGTGAGAGTCGCCACCGTGAAGCGCTTTGGTACGGTGTTCAGCAGGGTATCATTGATATTTTAGGCTCTGATCACGCACCTCATACGCTTGAAGAAAAGTTCCAACCTTATCCCGCCTCACCTTCAGGTATGACAGGTGTGCAGACAACAGCAGCCATTATGTTAACCCATGTAAATGCAGGAAAGATATCTCTTGAACGTTTTGTTGATCTCACGTCTCATGGTCCTAGCCGTATTTTTGGCATAAGCCGTAAAGGGCGCCTTGCTGTTGGATATGATGCTGACTTGACTATTGTTGACCTTAAACGGGAAGAGATTATAACGAATGTATTGATTGGTTCACGCGCGGGTTGGACACCTTATGATGGTAAAAAAGTTAAAGGTTGGCCCGTTGGGACCATTATCCGTGGTATGCGGGTTATGTGGGAAGGTGAAATTGTGACACCTTCACAGGGTGAACCTGTTAAATTTACGGAAGTTTTGGTGTAA
- a CDS encoding TIGR02301 family protein — MSNILIKIAILTFCLTSTPTFAQQSPPYDTKLLRLAEILGALHSLQNLCSTPTNHWYDYMNLLIEAEKPTPQRRAYFYEAFNETYRAFSENYHRCTKSAIESHQRYVKEGKFLSENLLMHLNN, encoded by the coding sequence ATGTCTAATATATTGATAAAAATTGCTATTTTAACATTTTGTTTAACTTCAACGCCAACTTTTGCGCAGCAATCTCCTCCTTATGATACAAAATTATTACGACTGGCAGAAATTTTGGGAGCCTTACATTCTCTACAAAATCTTTGCAGCACTCCAACAAACCACTGGTATGATTATATGAACTTACTGATTGAAGCAGAAAAGCCGACTCCACAAAGACGCGCTTATTTTTATGAGGCATTTAATGAAACTTATCGCGCTTTTTCAGAAAATTATCATCGTTGTACAAAATCAGCAATTGAATCACACCAAAGATACGTTAAAGAAGGAAAATTCTTATCTGAAAATCTTCTCATGCATCTTAACAATTAA
- the cysS gene encoding cysteine--tRNA ligase encodes MRELRFYNTLTRKKENFIPIDATRVRLYVCGPTVYDYAHIGNARPVIVFDILFRLLRHVYGNEHVIYARNITDVDDKINARAAYEYPELALNDAIRQLTQLTYTQFQQDTMALGCLPPTIEPRATDHLEEMRSLIERLLEKGHAYKAENHVLFSVSSIRNDPHYGSFAKRSLDEMRAGARVDVASYKREEMDFVLWKPSAEGEPGWTSPAGIPVLGRPGWHIECSAMSMAKLLAPYGGGLTCDDPTENVFDIHGGGLDLIFPHHENEIAQSCSAFGTERMANLWMHNGFLQVEGKKMSKSLSNFITIRSILESDFFEFNGVLTNEMKQNWAGLSARFSMLQTHYREPLNWTAQRLMQSSSELYRWYELLRCEKTEMEKKNEVIDDSLINALSDDLNTPKALTLLRKFYKRGNAVSLASGMNFFGLLRQEWVRDGKCPLFMRKTSLDEKFIDQRIAERLRLIHNKEWTAADTIRDKLAAEGIVLKDIKDPQTGERTTMWEIKRF; translated from the coding sequence ATGAGAGAGTTGCGATTTTATAATACGCTTACACGTAAAAAAGAGAATTTTATACCGATAGATGCAACAAGAGTCCGTCTTTATGTTTGTGGTCCGACGGTTTATGATTATGCGCATATAGGTAACGCACGTCCTGTGATTGTTTTTGATATTTTATTTCGCTTATTGCGCCATGTTTATGGCAATGAGCATGTTATATATGCTCGTAATATTACAGATGTGGATGATAAGATTAATGCACGCGCAGCTTATGAATATCCAGAACTAGCACTAAACGACGCTATTCGCCAATTAACGCAGCTTACATATACTCAATTTCAACAAGATACAATGGCACTTGGTTGTCTACCGCCCACCATTGAACCGCGCGCAACTGATCATTTAGAGGAGATGCGTTCTTTAATTGAAAGATTACTTGAAAAGGGGCATGCTTATAAAGCGGAAAATCATGTTTTATTTTCGGTAAGCAGTATAAGAAATGATCCCCATTATGGATCATTTGCAAAACGCTCATTAGATGAAATGAGAGCGGGGGCACGTGTTGATGTTGCATCTTATAAAAGAGAAGAGATGGATTTTGTTTTATGGAAGCCTTCTGCTGAGGGGGAACCAGGTTGGACATCGCCGGCAGGAATTCCTGTTTTGGGGCGTCCGGGGTGGCATATTGAATGTTCAGCAATGTCCATGGCAAAGTTATTAGCACCCTATGGTGGTGGTTTAACCTGCGATGATCCAACAGAAAATGTTTTTGATATCCATGGTGGTGGACTTGATTTGATTTTTCCTCATCATGAAAATGAGATTGCCCAAAGTTGCTCAGCTTTTGGGACTGAACGAATGGCTAATCTTTGGATGCATAACGGTTTTTTGCAAGTTGAAGGCAAGAAAATGTCTAAAAGTCTTAGCAATTTCATCACCATTCGTTCTATTTTAGAGAGTGATTTTTTTGAATTCAATGGTGTTTTAACAAATGAAATGAAACAAAATTGGGCTGGTTTATCTGCCCGTTTTTCGATGTTACAAACGCATTATCGTGAACCGTTAAATTGGACCGCTCAGCGTTTAATGCAGTCCAGTAGCGAATTGTATCGTTGGTATGAGTTGCTTCGTTGTGAAAAGACGGAGATGGAGAAGAAGAATGAGGTCATTGATGACTCTTTGATAAACGCACTCAGTGATGACCTTAACACTCCCAAAGCACTTACTCTTTTACGAAAATTTTATAAACGAGGGAATGCTGTTTCTCTTGCAAGTGGGATGAATTTCTTTGGACTCTTACGGCAAGAGTGGGTTAGAGATGGAAAATGCCCATTATTTATGAGAAAAACCTCTCTTGATGAAAAATTTATTGATCAGCGCATTGCCGAAAGGTTACGACTTATCCATAATAAAGAGTGGACAGCTGCGGATACAATTCGTGATAAGCTTGCAGCCGAGGGGATTGTCTTAAAAGATATCAAGGATCCACAAACTGGTGAACGTACGACTATGTGGGAAATAAAACGGTTCTAA
- a CDS encoding DUF421 domain-containing protein gives MEFLSYYGYVALKLIVGLVAFLFILRTMGRSSLSQMTPVDLVSNFVMGSIIGGVIYNHNISIIQLLLVLFIWQTLITSLNLWGRHSVFFRHLVMGRSIALVLDGVFQMDEIKKLGISVNDLITMLRIKGCNLHEAAFVRLETNGDYTVIKKEEGKKSTILVQSGKILDDGLKEIGKSKKWLQAELKKKHVKVENLFAAEWYEKNTDQTNKSSQGLFLVPFSKTV, from the coding sequence ATGGAATTTTTATCTTATTATGGATATGTTGCACTTAAATTGATTGTAGGCCTTGTAGCCTTCCTCTTCATTTTAAGAACCATGGGTCGTAGTAGTCTTAGTCAAATGACACCGGTTGATTTGGTAAGCAATTTTGTGATGGGGAGTATCATTGGGGGCGTTATTTATAATCACAATATCAGTATCATTCAATTATTGCTTGTTTTATTTATTTGGCAAACTTTGATCACCTCACTTAATTTATGGGGACGCCATTCAGTTTTTTTTCGTCATCTTGTTATGGGGCGAAGTATTGCATTAGTTTTAGATGGTGTTTTCCAAATGGATGAGATTAAGAAGTTGGGTATCAGTGTAAATGATTTAATTACAATGTTACGTATTAAAGGCTGTAATTTACATGAAGCGGCTTTTGTTCGTTTGGAGACCAATGGCGATTATACTGTTATTAAAAAGGAGGAGGGGAAAAAATCTACTATTTTAGTGCAAAGTGGCAAAATTCTCGATGATGGTCTTAAAGAGATTGGTAAATCAAAAAAATGGCTTCAAGCAGAATTGAAAAAAAAGCATGTAAAGGTTGAGAATTTATTTGCAGCAGAATGGTATGAGAAGAATACAGATCAAACTAATAAATCCTCTCAAGGATTATTTCTTGTCCCTTTTTCAAAAACAGTCTAG
- a CDS encoding ABCB family ABC transporter ATP-binding protein/permease — protein sequence MKRNKIVKTVSSDTGQTLRTLYNLWPYMWPADRRDLKMRVIWATFYLILAKLILISVPYFFKYATDALNVNLEFPVWFPSSWVVPLMLVLAYNVARIIQAGLNQLRDALFATVGQHAIRRLAYKTFVHVHELSLRFHLERRTGGLSRVIERGTKGIEAIVRFSILNTVPTILEFVLTAFVLYVSYGWHYFLIVVVTVVLYTWFTIKASDWRIRIRQEMNTADVEANTRTVDSLLNFETVKYFGNETLEACRFDSSMAGYEKAATKIWTSLGWLNFGQAFIFGIGMTTLMLMSAYEIFYKTQTLGDFVFINALLIQFSIPLNFIGSIYRDVRQGLTDIEAMFDLLDVQKEISDKLDAKSLVVNNGSIRFNQVKFSYDQNRQILKDINFEVPGGKTVAIVGPSGAGKSTISRLLFRFYDVDAGSITIDGQDIRNVTQKSLREAIGMVPQDTVLFNDTIAYNIYYGRPSATEEEMHKAAEMAQISKFIEMLPEGFQSMVGERGLKLSGGEKQRVAIARTLLKAPPLLILDEATAALDTATEQEIQQALDIISRGRTTLIIAHRLSTVINADEILVLKNGRIIENGTHTELLRKKGLYASMWNKQLEASQAEEKLRKMREEDELGVVNRKK from the coding sequence ATGAAACGGAATAAAATAGTAAAAACTGTATCGTCAGATACAGGACAAACTTTACGTACGCTTTATAACTTATGGCCTTATATGTGGCCTGCAGATCGGCGCGATCTAAAGATGCGTGTTATATGGGCAACGTTTTATCTTATTTTAGCCAAGCTGATTCTCATATCTGTCCCTTATTTCTTTAAATATGCTACAGATGCACTCAATGTGAACTTAGAGTTTCCTGTATGGTTTCCATCCAGTTGGGTTGTGCCTCTCATGCTCGTTTTGGCATATAATGTTGCACGTATTATTCAGGCTGGACTAAACCAATTACGGGATGCTCTTTTTGCGACGGTTGGTCAACATGCTATTCGTCGGTTAGCCTATAAGACCTTTGTACATGTTCATGAACTGTCTTTGCGATTTCATTTGGAAAGGCGAACAGGTGGCCTTTCTCGTGTGATTGAGCGCGGGACGAAGGGAATTGAAGCTATTGTTAGATTTTCAATTCTTAATACAGTACCAACGATTTTAGAATTTGTTCTGACGGCATTTGTATTGTATGTAAGTTATGGATGGCATTATTTTCTTATAGTTGTTGTAACAGTTGTTTTATATACTTGGTTCACAATTAAAGCGAGTGATTGGCGCATTCGTATTCGGCAAGAAATGAATACAGCAGATGTTGAGGCTAATACACGTACTGTTGATTCTCTTTTAAATTTTGAAACAGTTAAATATTTTGGCAATGAAACTCTAGAAGCATGTCGATTTGATTCTTCTATGGCAGGTTATGAAAAAGCCGCGACGAAGATTTGGACATCTTTAGGCTGGTTGAATTTTGGTCAGGCCTTTATTTTTGGTATTGGAATGACGACATTGATGTTGATGTCGGCTTACGAAATTTTTTATAAAACACAAACTTTAGGGGATTTTGTTTTTATTAATGCGCTTTTAATACAATTTTCTATTCCGTTAAATTTTATTGGTTCAATTTATCGTGATGTTCGACAAGGCTTAACTGATATTGAAGCTATGTTTGATCTTTTAGATGTTCAGAAGGAAATCAGTGATAAATTAGATGCCAAATCATTAGTGGTCAATAATGGGAGTATTCGGTTTAATCAGGTAAAATTTTCCTATGATCAGAATCGCCAAATTCTCAAAGATATTAATTTTGAGGTTCCGGGAGGCAAAACCGTTGCAATTGTTGGTCCATCAGGTGCTGGTAAATCGACTATTTCTCGGTTGCTTTTTCGTTTTTATGATGTTGATGCAGGTTCTATCACAATTGATGGACAAGATATCCGTAATGTAACACAAAAAAGTTTGCGTGAAGCTATTGGTATGGTACCGCAGGACACAGTGTTATTTAATGATACAATTGCTTATAACATTTACTACGGGCGTCCAAGTGCTACAGAGGAAGAGATGCACAAAGCTGCTGAAATGGCACAGATATCAAAATTTATTGAGATGCTTCCGGAAGGCTTTCAGTCTATGGTAGGTGAGCGTGGGCTTAAGCTATCAGGTGGTGAAAAACAGCGTGTAGCTATTGCACGGACACTGTTAAAAGCTCCTCCACTTCTTATTCTCGATGAAGCAACCGCGGCTCTTGATACGGCAACAGAACAAGAAATTCAACAAGCATTGGATATTATAAGTCGTGGACGTACAACATTAATAATTGCTCACCGTCTTTCTACTGTTATCAATGCTGATGAAATTTTAGTTCTCAAAAATGGTCGTATTATTGAAAATGGGACACATACAGAACTTTTGCGTAAGAAAGGTTTGTATGCTTCAATGTGGAATAAGCAACTTGAAGCATCGCAAGCAGAAGAAAAACTACGTAAAATGCGTGAAGAAGATGAGTTGGGTGTTGTTAATCGTAAAAAATAA
- a CDS encoding phosphatidylserine decarboxylase has translation MSILQSVHNSFAPIHKEGYPFIIAFFVISLILGWVWSPLFWCGLVLTVWCIYFFRDPERVIPLNPNWIISPADGRISFVGPCIPPEELGLGNAEMIRISVFMDIFSCHINRVPISGKVESIIYHPGQFANAELDKASQFNERNGVVIDSKHGKIGVVQIAGAIARRIVCWSQEDDSVVTGQRFGLIRFGSRLDIYIPNEVKLRVTVGQTSIAGETVLGSFDDKSATTEFRFD, from the coding sequence ATGAGTATTCTACAATCTGTCCATAATAGCTTTGCACCAATTCATAAAGAGGGTTATCCTTTTATCATAGCTTTTTTTGTTATTTCACTCATTCTTGGTTGGGTATGGAGTCCTTTGTTTTGGTGTGGCCTTGTCCTCACGGTATGGTGTATCTATTTTTTCCGCGATCCAGAGCGCGTAATCCCTTTGAATCCAAATTGGATTATATCTCCTGCTGATGGGCGCATCTCATTTGTGGGGCCCTGTATTCCCCCTGAAGAGTTGGGATTAGGGAATGCAGAAATGATCCGTATTTCCGTATTTATGGATATTTTTTCATGCCATATCAACCGTGTTCCTATAAGTGGTAAAGTGGAATCTATTATCTATCATCCAGGTCAGTTTGCCAATGCTGAGCTTGATAAGGCTAGCCAGTTTAATGAGCGAAATGGGGTGGTGATTGACAGCAAACATGGTAAAATTGGCGTAGTACAGATAGCTGGAGCAATTGCGCGCCGAATTGTTTGTTGGTCACAAGAAGATGATTCCGTTGTTACTGGACAACGTTTTGGACTCATTCGTTTTGGGTCTCGTCTTGATATTTATATACCAAATGAAGTGAAATTGCGTGTTACAGTTGGTCAGACATCAATTGCTGGAGAAACAGTTTTAGGTTCTTTTGACGATAAGAGTGCTACAACTGAATTTAGATTCGATTAG
- the pssA gene encoding CDP-diacylglycerol--serine O-phosphatidyltransferase: MGNFSLFSSFNPEGQHDDVANRWRSPTPMRYIIPNIITILAICAGMSSIRLAFEHRYEAAILMVLLAAILDGADGRIARLMDGSSSFGAQMDSLADVINFGVAPSLIVYSFVLNQAHQVGWIAGLVYCVACCLRLARFNVMLDNTDIPKWQGNYFVGVPAPAGALLLLLPMYLGALGLVPSWSWALFFSLYTVIIAFLLVSRLPVWNGKTINQNLRRDIVVPCMLGIVIYVGFLATYTWHTLLITAVSYMIFLPCSFVAYNKRAALEEKKANIKTLSSS, from the coding sequence ATGGGAAATTTTTCGCTATTTTCTTCATTTAATCCTGAAGGACAGCATGATGATGTTGCAAATCGGTGGCGTTCACCCACACCGATGCGGTATATCATTCCTAATATTATTACTATTTTGGCAATTTGCGCAGGGATGAGCAGTATTCGTTTGGCTTTTGAGCATCGCTATGAGGCTGCTATTTTAATGGTACTTTTGGCAGCAATTCTAGATGGGGCTGATGGTCGCATTGCCCGTTTAATGGATGGAAGTTCATCTTTTGGAGCGCAGATGGATTCTCTTGCCGATGTTATTAATTTTGGTGTTGCACCTTCACTTATTGTGTATTCTTTTGTTTTGAATCAAGCTCACCAAGTCGGTTGGATTGCAGGGCTTGTCTATTGTGTTGCTTGTTGTTTGCGTTTAGCACGCTTTAATGTGATGTTGGATAACACAGATATACCAAAATGGCAGGGGAATTATTTTGTTGGTGTTCCTGCCCCAGCGGGAGCGTTATTGCTTTTATTGCCTATGTATTTAGGAGCTCTTGGTTTGGTTCCAAGTTGGAGTTGGGCATTGTTTTTTAGCCTTTATACTGTGATTATTGCTTTTCTTTTAGTCAGTCGTTTACCTGTATGGAATGGAAAAACAATTAATCAAAATTTGAGACGTGATATCGTTGTACCGTGCATGCTGGGCATTGTTATTTATGTAGGTTTTCTGGCAACTTATACATGGCACACTTTATTGATTACAGCTGTTAGTTATATGATTTTTCTTCCGTGTAGCTTTGTAGCTTATAATAAACGAGCTGCTTTGGAAGAAAAAAAGGCAAATATTAAAACGCTCTCAAGTTCATAG
- a CDS encoding SDR family NAD(P)-dependent oxidoreductase: MKKLDFSLFGRVALVTGASRGIGYHLALELAERGAHIIALARTMSGLTELDNQIQKKGARATLIPIDLHHMENIDALATSITQDWKKLDIMIANAGILGTLSPIAHIENKVFEDIFQINLISQWRLMKAVEPLLRKSDAGRVILLSSSVAHVARAFWGPYAASKAALEIISRCWAEELKQTPIKINCVDPGATRTAMRAQAMPGEDPQTLPPPQEVAEKIAHLLSPDLKETGKLFNVRKNRFMNYHAPN; encoded by the coding sequence ATGAAAAAACTTGATTTTAGTCTCTTTGGTCGTGTTGCACTCGTTACCGGTGCTTCAAGAGGAATTGGATATCATTTAGCATTAGAGCTTGCAGAACGTGGCGCTCACATTATTGCTCTTGCACGAACAATGAGTGGGCTCACTGAACTTGACAATCAAATCCAAAAAAAAGGTGCTCGCGCAACACTCATTCCAATCGACTTACATCATATGGAAAACATTGATGCTCTTGCTACTTCAATTACTCAGGATTGGAAAAAACTTGATATTATGATCGCAAATGCAGGAATCCTTGGAACTCTTTCACCAATAGCTCACATAGAAAATAAGGTATTTGAAGATATTTTTCAAATAAATCTTATCAGCCAATGGCGCTTAATGAAAGCTGTTGAACCCTTATTGCGTAAATCTGATGCTGGACGAGTAATTCTTTTATCTTCAAGCGTTGCTCATGTTGCCCGCGCTTTCTGGGGACCCTATGCAGCCTCTAAAGCGGCTCTAGAAATTATTTCCCGTTGTTGGGCAGAAGAATTAAAACAAACCCCAATCAAGATTAATTGTGTTGATCCCGGTGCAACACGCACTGCCATGCGCGCCCAAGCTATGCCTGGGGAAGATCCTCAAACTCTTCCTCCACCACAAGAAGTTGCAGAAAAGATAGCACATTTACTCTCACCTGATTTAAAGGAAACCGGCAAACTCTTTAATGTGCGTAAAAATCGATTCATGAATTATCACGCACCTAATTAA